One window from the genome of Pyrus communis chromosome 16, drPyrComm1.1, whole genome shotgun sequence encodes:
- the LOC137721025 gene encoding ABC transporter B family member 14-like — MEQDKEPREPDSNLKESPKHEEQEKSKRAIFFRIWYGLQKGDLGRIALGSFAAALSGISKPVFGYCIISIGVRYVQPDAKRHVEKYSIAFSLIGFLSLFSHTVQHYLFGIIGEKAMTNLRLALYSGVLRNEIGWYEKPENGIGLLTSRIINDTSMVKTIIADRMSVIVQCISSILIATVVSMYVNWRMGLVAWAVMPCHFIGGLVQAKSAKGFSGDAAATHAELVTLASESATNIRTVASFCHEDHILRKARISLENPKKRCRRESIKYGIIQGISLCLWNIAHAVALWYTTVLVGKNQASFENGIRAYQIFSLTVPSITELWTLIPTVISAIGVLTPAFQTLDRKTEIEPDTPESSNPDRIKGDIEFQNVKFNYPLRPEVTVLNDFSLQIEAGRKVAFVGPSGAGKSSVLALLLRFYDPMEGRILIDGKEIREYNLRWLRRQIGLVQQEPLLFSSSIKANICYGTEEASEAEIVEVSREANIDEFICNLPDGYETVVGEKGCQLSGGQKQRIAIARTLLKRPAILLLDEATSALDAESEQSVVSALEAINLRSLSKTTQITIAHRLSTIIHSDTIVVMDKGKIVETGSHSALITASEGVYSRLYQLQNLGEE, encoded by the exons ATGGAACAAGACAAGGAACCTAGGGAGCCTGACAGCAATCTTAAGGAGTCTCCCAAGCATGAAGAACAGGAAAAAAGCAAAAGAGCTATATTCTTCAGGATCTGGTATGGCTTGCAAAAGGGAGACCTCGGAAGGATTGCTCTCGGTTCCTTCGCAGCAGCTCTCTCAGGCATATCAAAGCCTGTCTTTGGGTATTGCATTATAAGTATTGGAGTGAGATACGTTCAGCCAGACGCTAAGAGGCatgttgaaaaatattcaaTCGCCTTCTCTCTAATAGGATTTCTTTCGTTGTTCTCTCACACCGTGCAACATTACTTGTTTGGAATAATTGGAGAGAAGGCCATGACAAACCTAAGACTCGCTCTCTATTCAG GTGTACTACGCAATGAAATCGGATGGTATGAGAAACCTGAGAATGGCATTGGTTTGCTTACTTCACGGATCATCAATGACACCTCGATGGTGAAGACCATAATTGCTGATCGTATGTCTGTTATCGTTCAGTGCATCTCCTCCATACTGATTGCAACAGTTGTCAGCATGTATGTTAACTGGAGAATGGGATTGGTAGCTTGGGCTGTGATGCCATGCCACTTCATTGGTGGTTTGGTTCAAGCCAAGTCTGCCAAAGGGTTTTCGGGTGATGCAGCTGCTACACATGCTGAACTTGTTACTCTTGCTTCTGAGTCTGCAACCAACATAAGAACTGTGGCATCCTTCTGTCACGAAGATCATATACTCAGAAAAGCCAGAATATCTCTAGAAAACCCCAAGAAGAGGTGCAGGAGAGAAAGTATCAAGTACGGCATAATTCAGGGTATTTCCCTTTGCTTATGGAACATTGCACATGCTGTTGCGTTGTGGTATACGACAGTTTTGGTTGGTAAAAATCAAGCAAGCTTTGAGAATGGCATAAGAGCGTACCAGATTTTCTCTCTCACAGTACCTTCAATTACAGAGTTATGGACATTGATTCCCACTGTCATCTCTGCCATCGGTGTGCTAACCCCTGCATTCCAAACCCTTGACCGCAAAACTGAAATCGAACCAGATACACCAGAAAGTTCAAATCCTGACAGAATTAAAGGGGATATCGAATTTCAGAATGTCAAGTTCAATTACCCTTTAAGACCGGAAGTAACTGTCCTGAACGACTTCAGTTTACAAATTGAAGCTGGAAGAAAGGTTGCTTTCGTTGGCCCAAGTGGAGCTGGAAAATCTTCCGTATTGGCCCTCCTGCTACGATTTTATGATCCAATGGAAGGAAGAATACTCATCGACGGAAAGGAGATAAGGGAATACAATTTGAGGTGGCTGAGGAGACAAATAGGACTAGTGCAACAAGAGCCTCTTCTTTTTAGCTCCTCAATTAAAGCCAATATCTGCTATGGGACCGAGGAGGCTTCTGAAGCTGAAATTGTGGAGGTATCTAGGGAAGCAAACATAGATGAATTTATATGTAACTTGCCTGACGGATATGAAACTGTTGTTGGGGAGAAGGGCTGCCAACTTTCAGGAGGACAAAAGCAAAGAATAGCCATAGCTAGAACACTGCTAAAGAGGCCTGCAATTCTGCTCCTCGATGAAGCAACCAGTGCCCTTGATGCTGAATCTGAGCAGTCCGTGGTGAGCGCATTGGAAGCAATAAACTTGAGAAGTCTGTCAAAAACCACACAAATTACAATTGCACATAGGCTTTCCACAATAATACACTCCGATACCATTGTCGTCATGGATAAAGGCAAGATTGTGGAGACAGGTTCGCACTCAGCCCTGATAACAGCATCAGAAGGAGTTTACTCAAGATTATATCAGCTGCAGAACTTGGGAGAAGAGTAA
- the LOC137720264 gene encoding autophagy-related protein 13a-like codes for MDFQNYSQLESGKMEQIVSQFLLKSLHIVLDSRIPSLHPHDRSGDLSSATRVRKSDKWFNLILGDRPAALENLNFWHRSVMDPMIIDIILVHGGPSSSSIDNLYVNSVEGTSVETIIERWVVQYETPRVVAPQTGDTSASYKKTYKKSIILLRTLYSYMRLLPAYRIFRQLSTSSQTYNFDIIYKVSSLRDPFSRAEEELMEEHSFAPVEAHPGRLSLSVTYRSTLADFNLEPSVPMPPRIITDYVGSPATDPLRSFPSSEKGFSATSFTLGGARPPSGAPHQHPHSWTSGFHRSPSFVHNKPLAGSPTAYHASPMSYDVGSPPIDTFANRGQNFRSLSHRRNVSSDEYQLSPPFSASPSPSPPTYLSSGHFSPMQTRIRSGSSPVSIPLPMGGRSPRCLSPNFSDPSRNSLPPLSSRSTRNDHSCQESPSGIRAIRKLEVSRAGETHPGNLNHYIGQKVTKDSKDDSGRFSGLLSSSGSPRVGFSRSSSRLSFQDDLDDFDISCPFDVDDVDTSDSQTSDSKGPSEFISQSLPMGRKSQDAAVGVLVQMLKTAPPLRQDSSCYSSQSGKNEHEGGVATASGFLMPRKTSDALEELRSYREMKDLLLSKSGMGVLAKDES; via the exons ATGGACTTTCAGAATTATTCTCAGCTAGAATCGGGGAAAATGGAACAGATAGTTTCCCAATTTCTGTTGAAGAGCTTGCATATTGTTTTGGACTCTAGGATTCCTTCTCTTCACCCGCATGATCGCAGCGGTGACCTGTCATCTGCTACTCGAGTGAGAAAGAGTGACAAGTGGTTTAACTTAATACTAGGGGACCGCCCTGCAGCTCttgagaatttgaatttttggcaCAGAAGTGTAATGGATCCGATGATAATTGACATAATACTTGTTCATGGAGGACCTAGTTCTTCTTCTATTGACAATCTGTATGTGAATTCTGTGGAGGGGACATCTGTTGAGACGATCATAGAGAGGTGGGTTGTCCAGTACGAAACTCCACGGGTTGTGGCTCCTCAAACTGGTGACACTTCGGCCTCTTACAAGAAAACATACAAGAAGTCCATCATACTTTTACGTACCCTTTATTCGTATATGAGGCTTCTTCCAGCTTATAGGATCTTTAGACAGCTAAGTACATCTAGTCAGACTTACAATTTTGATATCATCTACAAGGTGTCTTCACTTAGAGATCCATTCTCAAGGGCGGAGGAGGAACTAATGGAGGAGCACAGTTTTGCTCCCGTAGAGGCTCATCCTGGCCGCCTTTCTTTATCTGTGACTTACCGTTCAACACTAGCTGATTTCAATCTCGAGCCTTCAGTACCAATGCCACCAAGGATAATTACTGATTATGTTGGTAGTCCTGCCACTGACCCCCTGAGGTCTTTCCCCTCATCAGAGAAGGGTTTTAGTGCAACTTCCTTTACGTTGGGAGGAGCACGACCACCATCTGGTGCGCCACACCAACACCCACACAGCTGGACAAGTGGCTTCCACAGGTCACCTTCCTTTGTACACAATAAACCCTTAGCTGGATCTCCAACAGCATATCATGCATCTCCTATGTCATATGATGTTGGATCTCCTCCTATTGATACATTTGCTAACAGAGGTCAAAACTTTAGATCTCTAAGTCATCGAAGAAATGTGAGTTCTGATGAGTATCAGCTTTCACCTCCATTTTCGGCATCCCCATCGCCATCTCCCCCAACATACTTGTCCAGTGGTCATTTCAGTCCTATGCAAACTCGAATTCGTTCGGGAAGTTCCCCTGTAAGCATCCCCCTTCCAATGGGGGGCAGAAGCCCTAGATGCTTATCCCCCAATTTTTCTGATCCAAGTAGAAATTCTCTTCCTCCTTTATCATCCAGAAGCACAAGAAATGATCATTCCTGTCAAGAGTCTCCATCAGGAATCAGGGCAATCAGAAAATTGGAGGTTTCAAGGGCCGGAGAGACTCACCCTGGAAATTTGAATCATTACATTGGTCAGAAG GTGACAAAAGACAGCAAAGATGATTCAGGGCGTTTCTCAGGATTGTTGTCGTCTAGTGGCTCACCACGTGTTGGATTTTCTAGAAGCTCTAGTAGATTGTCTTTCCAGGACGATTTGGATGATTTTGATATCTCATGTCCTTTCGACGTGGATGATGTTGATACATCAGATTCTCAAACCAG TGACAGCAAAGGGCCTTCAGAGTTCATATCTCAGTCACTGCCAATGGGTAGAAAATCACAAGATGCTGCTGTCGGCGTTCTCGTTCAGATGCTGAAGACGGCTCCGCCTCTGCGCCAAGATTCAAGTTGTTACTCATCCCAGTCCGGAAAGAATGAGCATGAGGGAGGAGTTGCTACGGCTTCTGGTTTCCTTATGCCTCGGAAGACATCTGATGCACTGGAGGAGCTCAGAAGTTACCGAGAAATGAAAGACCTTCTTCTCTCTAAAAGCGGAATGGGGGTGCTTGCCAAAGATGAATCGTAA
- the LOC137720908 gene encoding protein RESPONSE TO LOW SULFUR 3-like, whose product MAVTKQLPEAEEEKLLRQRNEELERELRKSQEREERMKAELQRARERLRVAEEAEERLCSQLGELEAEAVDQARMDHARILALVDKLSQAQRLLQASALALPPGLASK is encoded by the coding sequence atgGCGGTAACGAAGCAACTGCCGGAGGCGGAAGAAGAGAAGCTGCTGAGGCAGAGGAACGAGGAATTGGAGAGGGAGTTGAGGAAGAGCCAGGAGAGGGAGGAGCGGATGAAGGCGGAGCTCCAGAGGGCCCGCGAAAGGCTCCGAGTCGCCGAGGAGGCGGAGGAGCGCCTCTGCTCGCAGCTTGGTGAGCTCGAAGCCGAGGCAGTCGATCAGGCGCGTATGGATCATGCCCGGATTCTGGCCCTCGTGGACAAGCTATCGCAGGCCCAGCGCCTCCTCCAGGCTTCTGCCCTTGCCCTGCCACCGGGACTCGCTTCCAAATGA